The following proteins come from a genomic window of Companilactobacillus pabuli:
- a CDS encoding GNAT family N-acetyltransferase — protein MQPILLKAEIKMIQVVSTTKDFNFQKISNLYYQTWQYAYVGIVPQALLDNLRVDNWHPETRWNNTLVALDDDKVVGVCSFGPARRKKYQGFGEIYTLYVLPEYQHQGIGQKLFTTALENLAKKFNDFYLIVLKKNLIAQAFYEMFGFEETLDQIADQTEYGIVHEVVFTSNDKKSTLD, from the coding sequence GTGCAACCAATTCTGTTGAAAGCAGAAATTAAGATGATTCAAGTCGTTTCTACCACTAAAGATTTTAATTTCCAAAAGATCAGTAATTTGTATTATCAAACTTGGCAATACGCTTATGTTGGGATTGTCCCACAAGCCTTATTAGACAATTTAAGAGTTGATAATTGGCATCCAGAGACTAGATGGAACAATACTTTAGTTGCCTTAGACGACGACAAAGTAGTCGGGGTTTGTTCATTTGGTCCGGCTCGACGTAAAAAGTATCAAGGATTTGGGGAGATCTATACGCTTTACGTCTTGCCAGAATATCAACATCAAGGCATCGGTCAAAAATTATTCACAACTGCCTTAGAAAATTTAGCTAAAAAATTTAATGATTTTTACTTAATTGTTTTGAAGAAAAACTTAATAGCCCAAGCATTTTACGAGATGTTTGGCTTTGAAGAAACACTCGATCAAATCGCTGATCAAACAGAATATGGCA
- the brnQ gene encoding branched-chain amino acid transport system II carrier protein, protein MKDDYDLSGEKRSKKKVLHLLVVSSLIFGMFFGSGNLIFPVHLGQLAGNNWMSAAFGFAISGSLFPLLAILAVVVTKSDGLYDLARPVGKFYAAMFLVLVHLTIGPFFGTPRTAATAFEMGLKPFLPAKFDTVGMLVFTALFFGLAYVLTVHQNRLLKYVGKYLNTIFLVLLAVIFVVAFLNPMGGLNHMPTQAYQTSATVSGLLEGYNTIDAVALLALSVTFVHAVKGLGYKDRELTGLTAKAGSLSIALEVLVYFGLVLLGSFSLSRLNLSDNGGTALSQIVNYYFGNFGAAFLGVLVTLGVFTTAMGLVASFSQDFHKLFPKVSYLAWLRVTTVMSFVVANAGLDNIIAWSLPVLMLLYPLSLALILVSLTVHSKPYAGVVYKMTIAFTVLPAVFDMLNASPEAVTNLTFVKTALNFYHQYVPFASLGLGWVTLTLAGFVLGLVFGKLGVFASATNSVESRN, encoded by the coding sequence ATGAAAGACGATTACGATTTATCAGGAGAAAAAAGAAGTAAGAAAAAGGTACTACACCTATTAGTAGTATCATCACTAATTTTTGGAATGTTCTTTGGTTCTGGGAACTTGATTTTTCCAGTCCATTTAGGACAATTAGCCGGCAACAATTGGATGTCAGCCGCATTTGGCTTTGCAATTTCTGGTTCACTCTTTCCGTTACTAGCAATTTTGGCTGTCGTTGTGACGAAGAGTGATGGCTTGTATGATCTAGCTCGTCCAGTTGGTAAATTCTATGCCGCAATGTTTTTAGTTTTGGTTCACCTGACCATCGGACCTTTCTTTGGTACTCCACGTACTGCTGCTACCGCTTTTGAAATGGGACTCAAACCATTCTTGCCAGCAAAATTTGACACCGTCGGGATGTTAGTTTTCACCGCTTTATTCTTTGGTTTAGCCTATGTTTTAACCGTTCACCAAAACAGATTATTGAAATACGTTGGAAAATATTTAAACACTATCTTCTTGGTATTATTAGCTGTTATCTTCGTAGTTGCCTTCTTGAACCCTATGGGTGGTTTGAATCACATGCCAACTCAAGCTTATCAAACTAGCGCTACTGTCAGCGGTTTACTTGAAGGTTACAATACAATCGATGCCGTTGCCCTTCTAGCTTTGAGTGTTACTTTCGTTCATGCTGTTAAAGGACTTGGCTACAAAGATAGAGAACTAACTGGTTTAACTGCTAAAGCTGGTTCTTTGAGTATCGCCTTAGAAGTTTTAGTTTACTTTGGATTAGTTCTATTAGGATCATTTAGTTTGAGTAGATTAAACCTTTCTGACAATGGTGGTACTGCTCTTTCACAAATCGTCAATTACTACTTCGGTAACTTCGGAGCTGCCTTCTTAGGTGTTCTGGTTACCTTAGGTGTCTTCACTACTGCCATGGGACTTGTTGCCTCATTCTCACAAGATTTCCACAAATTGTTCCCTAAAGTAAGCTACTTAGCTTGGTTACGTGTCACAACTGTAATGTCATTTGTTGTTGCTAACGCAGGACTTGATAACATCATCGCTTGGTCACTACCAGTACTAATGCTACTTTACCCACTGTCATTAGCTTTGATCCTCGTTTCTTTGACAGTTCACTCAAAACCATACGCTGGAGTCGTTTATAAAATGACCATCGCTTTCACAGTTTTGCCTGCTGTCTTTGATATGTTGAATGCTTCACCAGAAGCCGTTACTAATTTAACTTTCGTCAAAACTGCCTTGAACTTCTATCATCAATACGTTCCATTCGCTAGTTTAGGATTAGGTTGGGTTACATTGACTCTAGCAGGATTTGTTCTAGGACTAGTCTTTGGTAAATTAGGAGTCTTTGCCAGTGCAACCAATTCTGTTGAAAGCAGAAATTAA
- a CDS encoding DUF6792 domain-containing protein translates to MRALLSTLNRLNHVYDQLDLLNFRAHKNLPLTFNKEDSKKLLPQNKRLYFSYSYLNKEKSRLTNLLLNQIVDLRLPIFIKNKTIHPQMIDKVLKLQNINQAPSKQRFKLPSRNRKINKLKQLITMIENENLNLCRGYLNQIYIILLIHHALPLDLREQRYQAGELLQDSDFRTKLLQYDYDRYLYEEFEPENYLRLLIYNRVHRMPDYVKSFEARKVLPEAADCGFSATAFQIAIDGVKEVYIAFRGTEGGNDNTIKSRSKRFEASILETYKDWDYNVNAILIGSDKNLSQLKMARQFVQYVKQHSLSDSLVYGLGHSLGGHFVQTLQLMDNSFDAGFTLNSAPVNLKLIQHLKPELFTPEVWKKLFNLTDDTENVKYITTDLKNQINHVLSNDYSEIINQSFEQDMTQVFYELPFTIWIGQKWEYNLSNWKYPFKNHPRAFLSSGEIHAYQRFFEQLFAYLTISNNSAQVVKNSMSFIRHRTRILHDTINDPRTAKYFFDYANYLYQSGVFNDRPQKISQTFIEENNSVLRGSLREWPFLKSINTDMLSLATYFHVIDGAKHFLNRKPTKL, encoded by the coding sequence ATGAGGGCCTTACTAAGTACTTTAAACAGATTAAATCATGTTTATGATCAACTCGATTTACTCAATTTTCGAGCTCACAAGAATCTTCCTTTAACTTTCAACAAGGAAGATAGTAAGAAGTTACTACCCCAAAACAAACGTCTTTATTTCAGCTATTCTTATCTAAATAAAGAAAAATCTCGTTTAACAAATTTACTGTTGAACCAAATTGTCGATTTGCGTTTACCAATTTTTATAAAAAACAAGACCATTCATCCCCAAATGATCGATAAAGTCTTAAAGCTGCAAAATATCAATCAAGCTCCTAGCAAACAACGTTTCAAATTGCCTTCAAGAAATCGTAAAATCAATAAATTAAAACAGTTAATTACGATGATTGAAAATGAAAATCTAAATCTTTGTCGTGGATATCTCAATCAGATTTATATCATTTTACTGATTCATCACGCGCTCCCCTTAGATTTAAGAGAACAGCGTTATCAAGCTGGAGAATTGTTACAAGATAGCGATTTTCGAACAAAGCTTTTGCAATATGATTACGATCGTTACTTGTATGAAGAATTTGAACCGGAAAATTACTTGCGATTATTGATTTACAATCGCGTTCATCGAATGCCTGATTACGTCAAATCATTTGAAGCAAGAAAGGTTTTGCCGGAAGCAGCTGATTGTGGTTTTTCTGCTACAGCTTTTCAAATTGCCATTGATGGTGTCAAAGAAGTTTACATCGCTTTTCGTGGGACTGAAGGTGGGAATGATAATACCATCAAATCCCGTAGTAAAAGATTCGAGGCATCAATTCTAGAAACATATAAAGACTGGGATTACAACGTCAACGCCATCTTGATTGGAAGCGACAAAAATCTCAGCCAGTTGAAAATGGCTCGTCAATTCGTACAATACGTTAAGCAACATAGTCTATCTGACTCTCTAGTTTATGGATTAGGACACTCTTTAGGTGGCCATTTCGTCCAAACTCTGCAATTAATGGATAATTCCTTTGACGCTGGTTTCACACTCAATTCTGCCCCAGTGAATTTAAAATTGATTCAACATTTAAAACCTGAATTATTTACTCCAGAAGTCTGGAAAAAATTATTCAATCTAACTGATGACACTGAAAATGTGAAATACATTACGACTGACTTGAAAAACCAAATCAATCACGTGTTATCAAATGACTATTCTGAAATCATCAATCAAAGTTTTGAACAAGATATGACTCAAGTCTTCTATGAATTGCCTTTTACTATTTGGATTGGTCAAAAATGGGAATACAATTTGAGCAATTGGAAATATCCTTTTAAAAATCACCCTCGGGCTTTTTTGAGTAGCGGTGAAATTCATGCCTACCAAAGATTCTTCGAACAATTATTTGCTTACCTAACGATTTCCAATAATAGTGCTCAAGTCGTCAAAAACAGTATGAGTTTTATTAGACATCGAACTCGCATCTTGCACGATACGATCAATGACCCTAGAACAGCTAAATACTTTTTTGACTATGCTAATTATTTATATCAATCAGGAGTCTTCAATGATCGTCCACAAAAGATTAGTCAAACTTTCATTGAAGAAAATAATTCTGTTCTTCGTGGTTCGTTACGCGAGTGGCCTTTTTTGAAGAGTATAAATACTGATATGTTAAGCCTTGCAACCTACTTCCACGTTATAGATGGGGCCAAACATTTCCTCAACCGCAAGCCAACTAAATTATAA
- a CDS encoding AAA family ATPase: MARSFWDGDPFNDNMDEIFRRLMSQQNGNSQAKYYVNGQELTPEELAKYQEARTAGENIPISDNKQTKNGTMLEKLGRNLTQEAKDGLLDPVIGRDKEIQETAEVLSRRTKNNPILVGDAGVGKTAVVEGLAQAIVKGDVPEAIKDKQIISIDVSSLEAGTQYRGSFEENIQKLLAEVKKAGNVVLFFDEIHQIIGAGSSGSDSGSKGLADIIKPALSRGEISIIGATTQDEYRNTIMKDAALARRFNDVTINEPSKDATVAILKGLRKSYEDHHHVKLPDDVLKAAVDYSVQYIPQRSLPDKAIDLIDMTAAHLAAKNPVTDKVSLEKDLKQAEADKEAAAKKEDYEKAASLKKHIEDLQAKLDKGDEQTDEPVATVNDIAESVQRLTGVPVSQMGASDIERLKDMGKRLKSKVIGQNEAVDMVVRAIRRNRAGFDDGNRPIGSFLFVGPTGVGKTELVKQLAKDMFGSKDAIVRLDMSEYSDLTAVSKLIGTSAGYVGYEDNGNTLTEKVRRNPYSIVLLDEIEKANPQVLTLLLQVMDDGRLTDGQGNVVDFKNTIIIATSNAGFGNKATEDEKLMDKLAPYFKPEFLNRFNGIVEFTHLSKKDLNQIVNLMLNDVNANLAKKQITLEVTPEAKEWLIDEGYDEAMGARPLRRVIEQQIRDKVAEFYLDHLDVKNLKADLVDGTIKISEKSAVTN, encoded by the coding sequence ATGGCAAGATCATTTTGGGATGGAGATCCATTTAACGACAATATGGACGAAATATTTAGAAGATTAATGAGTCAACAAAACGGCAATTCGCAAGCTAAGTATTATGTGAATGGTCAAGAATTGACTCCTGAAGAATTAGCAAAATATCAAGAAGCAAGAACTGCTGGGGAGAATATTCCTATCAGCGATAATAAACAAACAAAAAATGGCACAATGTTAGAGAAGTTAGGTCGTAATTTGACTCAAGAAGCTAAAGATGGACTTTTGGATCCAGTTATTGGCCGTGATAAAGAGATTCAAGAAACAGCTGAGGTTTTAAGCCGGAGAACGAAGAATAATCCAATTCTCGTTGGTGATGCTGGTGTCGGTAAGACTGCGGTAGTTGAAGGTTTAGCTCAAGCAATCGTCAAAGGCGATGTACCTGAAGCTATCAAAGACAAACAAATTATTTCAATCGATGTTTCTTCTCTTGAAGCGGGGACACAATACCGTGGATCATTTGAAGAGAACATTCAAAAGCTTTTGGCCGAAGTAAAAAAGGCTGGCAATGTCGTCTTGTTCTTCGATGAAATTCATCAAATTATCGGTGCGGGCTCAAGTGGCTCTGATTCTGGTAGTAAAGGATTGGCTGACATTATCAAACCAGCTTTGAGTCGTGGTGAGATTTCAATTATTGGTGCCACAACTCAAGATGAGTATCGTAATACAATTATGAAAGATGCTGCTTTGGCAAGAAGATTCAATGATGTAACGATTAATGAACCAAGTAAAGATGCTACTGTAGCAATCTTGAAGGGCTTACGTAAATCATACGAAGATCATCATCACGTCAAATTACCAGATGATGTATTGAAGGCTGCAGTTGATTATTCCGTTCAATATATTCCTCAAAGATCATTACCTGATAAGGCAATTGACTTGATCGATATGACAGCGGCACACTTGGCAGCTAAAAATCCGGTAACTGACAAAGTAAGTTTGGAAAAAGATCTCAAACAAGCCGAAGCTGACAAAGAAGCTGCTGCTAAAAAAGAAGATTATGAAAAAGCCGCTAGTTTGAAGAAGCACATTGAAGACTTACAAGCAAAACTTGATAAAGGTGACGAACAGACTGATGAACCAGTAGCAACTGTTAACGACATTGCTGAATCCGTTCAAAGATTAACTGGTGTTCCTGTATCACAAATGGGTGCCAGCGACATTGAACGTCTCAAAGATATGGGCAAACGCTTAAAGAGTAAGGTTATCGGTCAAAATGAAGCTGTTGATATGGTAGTCAGAGCTATTCGTCGTAACCGGGCTGGTTTTGATGATGGCAATCGTCCAATCGGTAGTTTCTTATTCGTTGGTCCTACTGGTGTTGGTAAGACGGAATTAGTCAAACAATTAGCCAAAGATATGTTTGGCAGTAAGGATGCTATCGTTCGTTTGGATATGAGTGAGTATTCAGATTTAACAGCGGTATCTAAGTTGATCGGTACGTCAGCTGGTTATGTCGGCTACGAAGATAATGGCAACACGTTAACTGAAAAGGTTCGTCGTAATCCATATTCCATCGTTTTGTTAGATGAAATTGAAAAGGCCAACCCTCAAGTATTGACGTTGCTATTGCAAGTTATGGATGATGGTCGTTTGACGGATGGACAAGGAAACGTCGTTGATTTCAAGAATACGATCATTATTGCTACATCCAATGCTGGATTTGGCAATAAAGCAACTGAAGATGAGAAGTTAATGGATAAATTGGCTCCTTACTTCAAACCAGAATTCTTGAATAGATTCAATGGTATCGTTGAGTTTACTCATCTATCAAAGAAAGACTTGAACCAAATCGTTAACTTAATGTTAAATGACGTCAATGCTAATTTGGCTAAGAAGCAAATCACTTTGGAGGTCACACCAGAAGCTAAAGAATGGTTGATTGATGAAGGATATGATGAAGCCATGGGAGCAAGACCATTACGTCGTGTCATTGAACAACAAATTAGAGATAAAGTAGCTGAATTCTATCTCGACCATTTGGACGTTAAAAACTTAAAAGCTGATTTAGTTGATGGAACTATTAAGATTTCTGAAAAATCAGCTGTTACAAACTAA
- a CDS encoding NCS2 family permease, protein MERLFHLEEAKTNVRREILAGLTTFVSMAYILFVNPQVLGDSGMNKGSLFTATALTAVVGSILMGILANYPIAIAPGLGDNAFFSYSVVIAMGIPWQTAMAGVFVASLIFLVLSLMKIREVVINAIPKDLKLAVAAGLGIFIAFVGLQGGGLITASKSSLVAIGSFAVPTTWLTIVGLLVTAILMARKIPGAIFIGMVFTTIVGLVTKLIPMPSHIVSTIPSLKPTFGVGVMHISDITHPQLWAVVIIFLLVAFFDTAGTLIGLAEQVDVMQDEDGKMPRIGHALMADSISMVSGAVFGTTPPTAYVESSAGIAVGGRTGLTSITVGVMFALSMFFSPLLSVVTTNVTAPVLIIVGTLMAQSMKGIRWDRFEIALPAFLTIVGMPLTYNISYGIAFGFLVYPITMLAAGKRKEINPIMYGLFVVFVILLYIINILPKASLA, encoded by the coding sequence ATGGAACGTTTATTCCATCTCGAAGAAGCCAAGACAAATGTTAGACGTGAGATTTTAGCTGGTCTAACAACGTTTGTATCTATGGCTTATATTTTATTTGTTAATCCGCAAGTTTTGGGAGACTCGGGGATGAACAAAGGATCTTTATTTACCGCTACAGCATTAACTGCAGTCGTTGGTTCAATTTTGATGGGGATTTTGGCTAACTATCCAATTGCGATTGCACCGGGATTAGGCGACAATGCCTTTTTCAGTTATTCTGTCGTTATAGCGATGGGAATTCCTTGGCAAACAGCCATGGCCGGAGTTTTTGTAGCCAGTTTGATTTTCTTAGTTCTTTCATTAATGAAAATTCGTGAAGTTGTTATTAATGCAATACCTAAAGATTTGAAGTTGGCGGTGGCTGCCGGGTTAGGTATCTTTATCGCCTTTGTCGGTCTGCAAGGTGGGGGACTGATCACCGCTAGTAAGTCTTCATTAGTAGCTATCGGATCATTTGCTGTTCCTACTACTTGGTTGACAATTGTTGGATTGTTAGTAACAGCAATCTTGATGGCTCGTAAAATTCCTGGAGCTATTTTTATCGGGATGGTCTTTACGACTATCGTGGGCTTAGTTACTAAATTGATTCCTATGCCATCGCATATCGTTTCGACAATCCCTAGTTTAAAGCCAACTTTTGGTGTTGGAGTGATGCATATTTCAGATATTACGCATCCACAGCTATGGGCTGTTGTAATAATCTTCTTATTAGTAGCCTTTTTTGATACTGCTGGTACTTTGATTGGTTTGGCTGAACAAGTTGACGTTATGCAAGACGAAGATGGTAAAATGCCAAGAATTGGTCATGCTTTAATGGCTGATTCAATTTCAATGGTCAGTGGGGCCGTCTTTGGTACTACTCCTCCAACAGCTTATGTTGAATCTTCAGCAGGTATCGCCGTTGGTGGTAGAACTGGTTTAACTTCAATCACAGTCGGTGTTATGTTTGCTTTATCAATGTTTTTCTCACCATTATTATCGGTTGTGACAACTAACGTTACAGCACCAGTCTTGATTATCGTTGGTACATTGATGGCACAGTCAATGAAAGGAATCAGATGGGATCGCTTTGAAATTGCTTTGCCAGCCTTTCTAACAATCGTTGGTATGCCATTGACTTATAACATTTCCTACGGTATTGCTTTTGGTTTCTTGGTTTATCCAATTACTATGTTGGCTGCCGGTAAGAGAAAAGAAATCAATCCTATCATGTATGGATTGTTCGTTGTTTTCGTAATTTTACTTTATATCATTAATATTTTGCCTAAAGCTAGTTTGGCATAA
- the dhaK gene encoding dihydroxyacetone kinase subunit DhaK translates to MKKIINNVEDIVPEMISGLVKTNSDLVRQIDGTTAVVRNDKKFAENKQVGIVSGGGSGHEPLHAGYVGDGMLSAAVAGEVFTSPTPDQIYEAIKAVDQGLGVLLVVKNYSGDVMNFDMAKEMAEADDIKIKTIVVDDDISVENSEFTQGKRGVAGTALVEKIVGAAARSKMSLDDVAALGQKVIDNTKTIGIALHAATVPAVGHPGFELGDDEIEYGIGIHNERGYAVEKIQPSKDLAHELIEKILKEFDDKSGSFAILVNGMGGTPLMEQYIFANDVLKELADKGIDVEFSKVGNLVTSLDMQGISLTIMKADSDWIKFLKEPVTTIAW, encoded by the coding sequence ATGAAGAAGATTATTAATAATGTTGAGGATATTGTTCCTGAAATGATTTCAGGTTTAGTTAAAACCAATTCTGATTTAGTAAGACAGATTGACGGTACGACTGCTGTAGTTAGAAATGATAAGAAATTTGCTGAAAACAAACAAGTCGGTATCGTTTCTGGTGGTGGTAGTGGTCATGAACCATTGCATGCTGGTTACGTGGGCGATGGAATGCTCAGTGCCGCTGTAGCTGGAGAAGTCTTTACTTCACCAACTCCTGACCAAATTTATGAAGCTATCAAGGCAGTTGATCAAGGATTGGGTGTTTTGTTAGTAGTTAAAAATTACTCCGGTGATGTTATGAATTTCGACATGGCTAAAGAAATGGCTGAAGCGGATGATATTAAAATTAAGACGATTGTCGTTGACGATGATATTTCAGTAGAAAACAGTGAATTTACTCAAGGTAAACGTGGGGTTGCCGGTACTGCTTTAGTTGAAAAAATCGTTGGCGCTGCTGCTCGTTCTAAGATGTCCTTAGACGATGTCGCAGCTTTAGGCCAAAAGGTTATCGACAATACTAAAACTATTGGAATTGCTCTTCATGCAGCTACTGTGCCTGCTGTTGGGCATCCTGGATTTGAATTAGGTGACGATGAAATTGAATACGGTATTGGTATCCACAATGAACGTGGCTATGCTGTTGAAAAGATCCAACCTTCAAAAGACTTGGCACATGAATTGATTGAAAAGATTTTAAAGGAATTTGATGATAAATCAGGTAGTTTTGCTATTTTAGTTAATGGTATGGGTGGAACTCCTTTGATGGAACAATACATTTTTGCTAATGATGTTTTGAAAGAATTAGCTGATAAAGGTATCGATGTAGAATTTAGTAAAGTTGGCAATCTAGTCACATCACTTGATATGCAAGGAATTTCTTTGACTATCATGAAAGCAGATAGTGATTGGATCAAATTCTTAAAGGAACCAGTTACAACAATCGCTTGGTAG
- the dhaL gene encoding dihydroxyacetone kinase subunit DhaL, whose translation MKIELVDAKKWINLFVEKVQANKANLNELDTAIGDGDHGTNMDRGMNAIKDSFAKKDPENVADLYKATAFAMIQKVGGASGPLYGTAFLDMSKAVKTENIELSDLIQIGTDGIKRRGQSDVGMKTMIDVWQPISDALKNDAFEQKVIDSALENVKGLVATKGRASYLEEKSKGHIDPGAQSSAYLFESLLEVLGD comes from the coding sequence ATGAAAATAGAATTAGTTGATGCTAAAAAATGGATTAATTTATTTGTAGAAAAAGTTCAAGCTAACAAAGCAAACTTAAACGAATTAGATACGGCAATTGGTGATGGTGATCACGGAACTAATATGGATCGTGGGATGAATGCTATCAAAGATTCTTTTGCTAAAAAGGATCCCGAAAACGTGGCTGATTTATATAAAGCAACTGCCTTTGCAATGATCCAAAAGGTTGGCGGGGCTTCAGGTCCTTTGTATGGAACTGCCTTTTTAGATATGTCTAAAGCTGTCAAAACAGAAAATATTGAATTGTCCGATTTAATCCAAATTGGAACTGATGGTATTAAACGTCGTGGCCAATCAGATGTCGGTATGAAGACAATGATCGATGTTTGGCAACCAATTAGCGATGCTTTAAAAAATGATGCTTTCGAGCAGAAGGTTATCGACTCAGCATTAGAAAATGTCAAAGGGTTAGTAGCAACTAAGGGTCGTGCTAGTTATCTAGAGGAAAAGTCAAAGGGCCATATTGATCCTGGTGCACAGTCAAGTGCGTACTTATTTGAATCCTTACTAGAAGTGTTGGGGGATTAA
- the dhaM gene encoding dihydroxyacetone kinase phosphoryl donor subunit DhaM → MKYGIVIVSHSSKIAAGVKDLISQAAPDLSITTAGGTDEDEIGSSLEKIQAAVDNNTGDEILAFYDLGSSKMNLEMLMEMTDKTIHKYDVALVEGAYTAATLAQVDTPLTEIEKNLQPLIIK, encoded by the coding sequence ATGAAATATGGAATTGTGATAGTTTCTCACTCTAGTAAAATTGCTGCTGGAGTGAAAGATTTAATTTCTCAAGCAGCACCAGATTTGTCAATTACCACAGCTGGTGGGACTGATGAAGATGAAATTGGCTCTTCATTGGAGAAAATTCAAGCGGCTGTTGATAATAATACTGGTGATGAAATTTTAGCTTTTTATGATTTAGGTAGTTCGAAGATGAACCTTGAAATGTTGATGGAAATGACCGATAAAACAATTCATAAATATGACGTGGCGTTGGTAGAAGGCGCTTATACAGCTGCTACCTTAGCTCAAGTTGATACTCCATTGACTGAAATTGAAAAGAATCTTCAACCATTAATAATTAAATAA
- a CDS encoding aryl-sulfate sulfotransferase, producing MRRRVVFSLIPLLFISFLLVGCSQSSNDSQVLSTAQIKKNIGSKLVTTREDEQATLTKTYQKVVKNKKYTLDDPYIKVNPYKTSPLTALVVFHTDQKAKVSYTVEGKTNQTDITNKVNGNSTTHQVPVVGLYANTTNNVTIKVTYEDNTTDEKTIQIKTGSLPKYVKNAKITVSKNDKSKMDIGDNKLTIVNRTTKEPFAIDADGEVRWYSTDYSQHTIEQISNGHMLVLTKKNQDSQVYNDLIETDVLGRVYKEYTFSTKTKSNDSGNAKDETTLIHHDLVELPNKDILATVSDGSKYKEDVMVQISHKTGKVVKVIDLKKILPSSMYKNYKAGSDDKVDWFHQNAIDYDASDNSIMISGRNQDMIMKLDYKTDKIIWIYSGKKKSSWPKKYRSKVLTPTKGTSITGGQHGLYLLSKGKNSEDVLLYDNNIDVTNGDKKTSGKYSQAVQYHINTKNMTIDQTWAYGKNLGKANFTNIIGYAERESNGNTLVDFGYKSNGKESNIIEVDQAGNQVFNVTIENAASKAYVYRAYRVPFYSSSYTFNVNK from the coding sequence TTGAGGAGGAGAGTCGTATTTTCTTTAATACCGTTATTATTTATTTCTTTTCTCTTAGTGGGATGTAGTCAAAGCAGCAATGATTCACAAGTACTATCTACCGCTCAGATAAAGAAAAATATCGGTTCGAAGCTTGTTACTACACGTGAGGATGAACAAGCAACGTTAACAAAGACTTACCAAAAAGTAGTCAAAAATAAAAAGTATACACTGGATGATCCGTATATTAAGGTTAATCCATATAAGACGTCACCATTGACTGCGTTAGTAGTTTTCCACACTGATCAAAAAGCGAAAGTTTCATATACTGTTGAGGGTAAAACTAATCAGACGGATATTACTAATAAGGTAAATGGTAATTCTACAACTCATCAAGTACCAGTAGTAGGTTTGTATGCTAATACTACTAATAATGTAACGATTAAAGTTACTTATGAGGATAACACAACTGATGAAAAGACAATTCAAATTAAGACTGGTTCATTGCCAAAATACGTCAAGAATGCCAAGATAACTGTTTCTAAGAATGATAAATCAAAAATGGATATCGGTGACAATAAGTTAACTATCGTTAATCGAACAACCAAAGAACCATTTGCAATTGATGCTGATGGAGAAGTTCGTTGGTATTCAACTGATTATTCACAACATACGATTGAACAAATTTCTAATGGTCATATGTTAGTTTTGACCAAGAAAAATCAAGATTCACAAGTATACAATGACTTGATTGAAACAGACGTTTTAGGCCGAGTTTATAAAGAATATACTTTCAGTACTAAGACGAAATCAAATGATTCAGGAAATGCCAAAGATGAAACTACTTTGATTCACCATGATTTAGTTGAATTACCAAATAAAGATATTTTAGCTACGGTCAGCGATGGTTCGAAGTACAAAGAAGATGTTATGGTTCAGATTTCTCATAAGACCGGTAAAGTAGTCAAAGTTATCGATTTGAAGAAGATCTTGCCTAGTTCAATGTACAAGAATTATAAAGCTGGTTCAGATGATAAAGTCGATTGGTTCCATCAAAATGCAATTGACTACGATGCATCTGATAATTCAATTATGATTTCAGGACGTAATCAAGATATGATTATGAAACTAGATTATAAGACCGATAAAATCATCTGGATTTACAGTGGCAAGAAGAAGTCATCATGGCCTAAGAAATATCGTAGTAAGGTTCTAACACCAACTAAAGGAACATCAATTACTGGTGGTCAACACGGATTATACCTTTTGAGTAAAGGCAAAAATTCTGAAGATGTACTCTTGTACGACAATAATATCGATGTTACAAATGGTGATAAGAAGACGAGTGGTAAGTATTCACAAGCTGTTCAATATCATATCAATACTAAGAATATGACAATTGATCAAACTTGGGCTTATGGGAAAAACTTGGGTAAAGCTAACTTTACTAATATCATCGGATATGCTGAAAGAGAATCTAATGGTAATACATTAGTCGATTTCGGATATAAGAGTAATGGTAAAGAAAGTAATATTATTGAAGTCGACCAAGCCGGTAATCAAGTTTTCAACGTAACAATTGAAAATGCGGCCTCCAAAGCTTATGTTTATAGAGCATATCGAGTTCCATTCTATTCAAGTTCTTATACATTTAACGTTAACAAATAA